The Hymenobacter sp. 5317J-9 genome has a window encoding:
- a CDS encoding glycosyltransferase, producing the protein MRVVIIGPAYPLRGGLATYNERLARAFREAGDEVRLVTFSLQYPNFLFPGQTQFSTEPGPADLNIEVSLNSVNPLSWLAVGRRLRRERPDVVIFRFWLPFMGPALGTVARLVRGNGHTRVVAITDNVIPHEKRPGDGPLTRYFLSACDGFVTMSRSVLDDLRGLGFGTKPALYRPHPLYDNFGPIKLKADALAALNLADTAGYLLFFGFIRAYKGLDILLEAWADARVAALPIKLIIAGEFYEDAAPYEALIRQHQLESRIVRATDFIPNEKVVDYFCAADLVLQPYKNATQSGVSQIAYHFERPMLVTDVGGLAELIPDGVVGYVVPPTPAAIADAIVDFYTNRREATFTAGVREQKKQFSWPVMVAALKEVAGKLT; encoded by the coding sequence ATGCGCGTCGTCATCATCGGCCCGGCTTACCCGTTGCGCGGCGGGTTGGCCACCTACAACGAGCGGCTGGCGCGGGCTTTTCGCGAAGCGGGCGACGAGGTGCGGCTGGTAACGTTTTCCCTGCAATACCCCAATTTTCTGTTTCCGGGCCAGACCCAGTTCAGCACCGAGCCGGGGCCGGCCGATTTGAACATTGAAGTCAGCCTGAACTCGGTAAACCCGCTGTCGTGGCTGGCGGTGGGGCGTCGGCTGCGACGTGAGCGGCCCGATGTGGTGATTTTCCGGTTCTGGCTGCCGTTTATGGGGCCGGCGCTGGGCACGGTGGCGCGGCTGGTGCGCGGCAACGGCCACACCCGCGTGGTGGCCATTACCGACAACGTCATTCCGCACGAGAAGCGGCCGGGCGACGGGCCGCTGACGCGCTACTTCCTGAGCGCCTGCGACGGGTTCGTGACCATGAGCCGCAGCGTGCTCGACGACCTGCGCGGGCTGGGCTTCGGTACCAAACCGGCCCTGTACCGGCCGCATCCGCTCTACGACAACTTCGGGCCGATTAAGCTCAAAGCGGACGCGTTGGCCGCGTTGAACCTGGCCGACACGGCGGGCTATTTATTGTTCTTCGGCTTTATTCGGGCCTACAAAGGGCTCGATATTCTGCTCGAAGCCTGGGCTGATGCCCGCGTGGCGGCGCTGCCCATCAAGCTGATTATTGCCGGCGAGTTTTACGAAGATGCCGCGCCATACGAGGCGCTCATTCGGCAGCATCAACTGGAAAGCCGGATTGTGCGAGCCACCGATTTCATCCCAAATGAAAAGGTGGTGGACTATTTCTGCGCGGCCGATTTGGTGTTACAGCCCTACAAAAACGCCACGCAAAGCGGCGTGTCGCAGATTGCCTATCATTTCGAACGGCCCATGCTGGTAACGGATGTGGGCGGGCTGGCCGAGCTGATTCCGGACGGCGTGGTGGGGTACGTGGTGCCGCCCACTCCGGCCGCCATTGCCGATGCTATTGTGGATTTTTATACCAACCGGCGCGAGGCGACCTTCACGGCCGGCGTGCGCGAGCAGAAAAAGCAATTCTCGTGGCCGGTGATGGTGGCGGCGCTGAAGGAAGTGGCCGGCAAGTTGACCTAA
- the hemG gene encoding protoporphyrinogen oxidase, whose protein sequence is MKIGIIGGGISGLTLAWYLQKSGVAYDLFEADARPGGNLHSLPTPEGYLLEVGPNSLQLSAELEELLADLGLTDQIQDAAAVSQNRYVLRNGRYQVLPSSPPSLLTNGFFSLKAKWQLLQEFRKPAAPIDPQETVAHFFRRRFGPEIVDYAVNPFMAGIYAGDPEKLLINKTFPQLAALEQQFGSVLRGFAKTSKGAGRRRIITLKNGLQTITDALAAHLTNHQPGTAVTAISRASDGTYQLELKGPQGLEAAPGYSHLALALPTYAVAPLLQSLFPKAAAALAAVHYPPMSAVYSAYDRAAVAHPLNGFGALNPKVEGTYAAGSIWTSSIYPNRVPAGQVLFTTFVGGAQYEEAARQPEEAQKAAVHAELSKLYGIKGAPRWQFRYSWPRSIPQFDQRIVGAHAAAAELESQRIVAVANWRAGVGVPDCVRHARRTAEALAAEQ, encoded by the coding sequence ATGAAAATCGGCATCATCGGCGGCGGCATCAGCGGCCTCACCCTGGCTTGGTACCTGCAAAAAAGCGGCGTAGCCTACGACCTGTTCGAGGCCGACGCCCGGCCCGGCGGCAACCTGCACAGCCTGCCCACACCCGAAGGCTACCTGCTGGAAGTGGGCCCCAACTCGCTGCAGCTGAGCGCCGAGCTGGAAGAGCTGCTGGCCGACCTCGGCCTGACCGACCAGATTCAGGATGCCGCCGCTGTGAGCCAAAACCGCTACGTGCTGCGCAACGGCCGCTACCAAGTGCTGCCGTCTTCGCCCCCCAGCCTGCTCACCAACGGCTTTTTCAGCCTGAAAGCGAAGTGGCAACTGCTGCAGGAATTCCGCAAGCCCGCCGCACCCATTGACCCGCAGGAAACCGTGGCCCACTTTTTCCGCCGCCGCTTCGGGCCCGAAATCGTGGACTATGCCGTGAACCCGTTCATGGCCGGCATCTACGCCGGCGACCCCGAGAAGCTGCTCATCAATAAGACGTTTCCGCAGTTGGCGGCGCTGGAGCAGCAATTCGGCTCGGTGCTGCGCGGCTTTGCAAAAACGAGCAAAGGCGCCGGCCGCCGCCGCATCATCACGCTCAAGAATGGCCTCCAAACCATTACCGATGCACTAGCGGCGCATCTCACCAACCACCAACCCGGCACGGCCGTGACGGCCATTTCGCGGGCCTCCGACGGCACCTATCAGTTGGAGCTAAAAGGCCCGCAGGGCCTTGAAGCGGCGCCCGGCTACTCGCACCTGGCTTTGGCCCTGCCCACCTATGCGGTGGCGCCGCTGCTGCAGTCCTTGTTTCCGAAGGCCGCGGCGGCGCTGGCGGCCGTGCACTACCCGCCCATGAGCGCCGTGTACTCGGCCTATGACCGGGCCGCCGTGGCGCACCCGCTCAACGGCTTCGGGGCGCTGAACCCCAAGGTGGAGGGCACCTACGCGGCCGGCTCCATCTGGACCAGCAGCATCTACCCCAACCGCGTGCCGGCCGGGCAGGTGCTGTTCACCACCTTCGTGGGCGGCGCCCAGTACGAGGAAGCGGCCCGGCAGCCCGAGGAAGCCCAGAAAGCCGCGGTGCACGCCGAGCTGAGCAAGCTATACGGCATCAAGGGGGCGCCGCGCTGGCAGTTCCGCTACAGCTGGCCGCGCAGCATTCCGCAGTTCGACCAGCGCATAGTGGGGGCGCACGCGGCCGCGGCCGAGCTGGAAAGCCAGCGCATTGTGGCCGTGGCCAACTGGCGCGCCGGGGTGGGCGTGCCCGACTGCGTGCGCCACGCCCGCCGCACCGCCGAGGCGCTGGCCGCTGAGCAATAA
- a CDS encoding DUF1801 domain-containing protein gives MSAATTAEAFEAFEAFIAALPAERQEPARQLWELVRATVPAGYTEHIGRKYLEFRAGKEMCLALANQKNYLSLHLLPVYMMPGLRERLLAAAPKLKMGKGCLNFKRLEELPLPALSEVIAATPMADFLAHMQAVRTANRVKN, from the coding sequence ATGAGCGCCGCCACTACCGCCGAAGCATTCGAAGCATTCGAAGCATTCATTGCCGCCCTGCCCGCCGAGCGGCAGGAACCGGCGCGGCAGTTGTGGGAATTGGTGCGCGCGACTGTGCCAGCAGGCTACACCGAACACATTGGGCGGAAATACCTGGAGTTCCGGGCCGGCAAGGAAATGTGCCTGGCCCTGGCCAACCAGAAAAATTACCTTAGCCTGCATCTACTACCCGTGTACATGATGCCGGGCTTGCGCGAGCGGTTGCTGGCCGCCGCCCCGAAGCTGAAGATGGGCAAGGGGTGCCTTAACTTCAAACGCCTTGAGGAGCTGCCGCTGCCGGCACTGTCTGAGGTAATTGCCGCCACGCCGATGGCCGACTTTCTGGCGCACATGCAGGCGGTGCGAACCGCTAACCGCGTAAAAAATTAA
- a CDS encoding polyprenol monophosphomannose synthase — MSEGLVLIPTYNERENAELIIRKVMSLPRAFDVLIIDDGSPDGTAAIVRGLQAVFPGRLFLEERSGKQGLGTAYIHGFRWALARHYEYIFEMDADFSHNPDDLVRLYDACAQEGYDVAIGSRYIQGVNVVNWPMSRVLMSYFASWYVRLVTGMPIRDATAGFKCYTARVLRAIELEKIHFVGYAFQIEMKWLAYQLGFRIKEVPIIFTDRTRGTSKMSKGIVEEAFFGVLQMKVSSWVHPLKPVGKA; from the coding sequence ATGAGCGAAGGCCTCGTCCTAATCCCCACCTACAACGAGCGCGAAAATGCGGAGCTGATTATCCGCAAGGTGATGTCGCTGCCGCGGGCTTTTGACGTGCTGATTATCGACGACGGCTCGCCCGACGGCACGGCCGCCATTGTGCGCGGACTACAGGCGGTTTTTCCCGGTCGATTGTTTCTGGAAGAGCGTAGCGGCAAGCAGGGCCTGGGCACGGCCTACATTCACGGCTTCCGGTGGGCGCTGGCCCGGCACTATGAGTACATTTTCGAGATGGACGCCGACTTCTCGCACAACCCCGACGACCTGGTGCGCCTCTACGACGCCTGCGCGCAGGAAGGCTACGACGTGGCCATCGGCTCGCGCTACATCCAGGGCGTGAATGTGGTGAACTGGCCCATGTCGCGGGTGCTGATGTCGTACTTCGCCTCGTGGTACGTGCGCCTCGTCACGGGCATGCCCATCCGCGACGCTACGGCTGGCTTCAAGTGCTATACGGCGCGGGTGCTACGCGCCATCGAGCTGGAAAAAATCCATTTTGTGGGCTACGCTTTCCAGATTGAGATGAAATGGCTGGCTTACCAGCTGGGCTTTCGCATCAAGGAGGTGCCCATCATTTTCACCGACCGCACCCGCGGCACGTCCAAAATGTCGAAAGGCATTGTGGAAGAAGCCTTTTTCGGCGTGCTGCAAATGAAGGTGAGCAGCTGGGTACACCCGCTGAAGCCGGTAGGCAAGGCCTAA
- a CDS encoding glycosyltransferase family 9 protein, with amino-acid sequence MPHLLHHTLVNPDCRHFRGDLPCRPNKTDGYVCEGCPVYAPVTSRVLIIKLGAIGDVIRTTPLLRRLRQERPGCYITWLTHTPAILPQGEIEEILKFDFASALQLQGRQFDVVINLDKEKEACALLNSIEAKEKYGYALRPYDGVAWPVNALAEHKFLTGVFDQTSLANTKPYVQEIFELCGFDFRGEEYVFDTHEDKGYNWAALPTARPRIGLNTGCGDRWTTRLWSTEKWIELIHGLQAAGYTPVLLGGEAEDARNRELHAATGAAYLGTFPLPQFINLMHQMDGIVTQVTMGMHISIALRKPTILMNNIFNPHEFDLYGRGQLVQPNKDCVCFYRGTCRLGTSCMEDLPAAKVLHAVQKSVPLAAPVA; translated from the coding sequence GTGCCTCACCTGCTGCACCACACCCTGGTCAACCCCGACTGCCGCCATTTCCGCGGCGACCTGCCCTGCCGCCCCAACAAAACCGACGGCTACGTGTGCGAAGGCTGCCCCGTGTATGCGCCCGTGACCAGCCGCGTGCTCATCATCAAGCTCGGGGCCATTGGCGACGTCATCCGGACCACGCCGCTGTTGCGCCGCCTGCGCCAGGAGCGGCCGGGGTGCTACATCACCTGGCTCACGCACACGCCGGCCATTCTGCCCCAGGGCGAGATTGAGGAGATTCTGAAGTTCGATTTCGCCAGCGCGCTGCAGCTGCAGGGTCGGCAGTTCGACGTTGTTATCAATCTCGACAAGGAAAAAGAGGCCTGCGCGCTGCTGAACAGCATCGAAGCCAAGGAAAAGTACGGCTACGCCCTGCGCCCCTACGACGGCGTGGCCTGGCCCGTGAACGCGCTGGCCGAGCACAAATTCCTCACCGGCGTATTCGACCAAACCAGCCTGGCCAACACCAAGCCCTACGTGCAGGAAATCTTTGAGCTCTGCGGCTTCGATTTCCGCGGCGAAGAATACGTGTTCGACACCCACGAGGACAAAGGCTACAACTGGGCCGCCCTGCCCACCGCCCGCCCCCGCATCGGCCTCAACACCGGCTGCGGCGACCGGTGGACCACCCGCCTCTGGAGCACCGAAAAGTGGATTGAGCTCATCCACGGCCTGCAGGCGGCCGGCTACACGCCCGTGCTGTTGGGCGGCGAGGCAGAAGACGCCCGCAACCGCGAGCTGCACGCCGCTACGGGCGCGGCCTATCTGGGCACCTTCCCCCTCCCCCAGTTCATCAACCTGATGCACCAAATGGACGGCATCGTGACGCAGGTGACCATGGGCATGCACATCAGCATCGCGCTGCGCAAGCCCACCATCCTGATGAACAACATCTTCAACCCGCACGAATTCGACCTCTACGGCCGTGGCCAGCTCGTGCAGCCCAACAAGGACTGCGTGTGTTTCTACCGCGGCACCTGCCGCCTGGGCACCAGCTGCATGGAGGATTTGCCGGCCGCCAAGGTGCTGCATGCCGTGCAGAAAAGTGTGCCGCTCGCAGCGCCGGTTGCTTAA
- a CDS encoding TerC family protein: MENTPLFWLAFMAFVVGLLLLDLLVFNRKAHEIKLREALGWSVFWVTLSLGFNVLVYRTMGHQAGLQWLTGYLVEKALSVDNLFVFLLIFNYFKVPAQYQHRILFWGVLGALILRAVFILVGGALLAKFHFLVYLLGAFLVYTGIKMGVAGESAEIDPENNPVVRFLSRHLPITRQLEGGRFFVRKEGLRFATPLFVVLVMVETTDVVFAADSIPAILAITRDTFVVFTSNVFALLGLRAMYFALASLMRLFHYLHYGLALILVFIGSKIVLENVLPIPMPYALGVVGGLLLLSTLASVLWPKREE, translated from the coding sequence ATGGAAAACACTCCCTTGTTTTGGCTGGCTTTCATGGCATTCGTCGTCGGGCTGCTGCTGCTCGACCTGCTGGTATTCAACCGCAAGGCCCACGAAATCAAGCTGCGCGAAGCCTTGGGCTGGAGCGTATTTTGGGTCACGTTGTCGTTGGGATTTAACGTGCTGGTGTACCGCACCATGGGCCATCAGGCCGGCCTGCAATGGCTGACGGGCTACTTGGTGGAAAAGGCGTTGAGCGTCGACAATCTGTTTGTCTTTCTGCTCATCTTCAACTACTTCAAGGTGCCGGCGCAATATCAGCACCGCATCCTGTTTTGGGGCGTGCTGGGTGCCCTGATTTTGCGCGCCGTGTTTATTCTGGTGGGCGGGGCGCTGCTGGCCAAGTTTCACTTTTTGGTGTATTTGCTGGGGGCCTTCCTGGTCTACACCGGCATCAAGATGGGCGTGGCCGGCGAGTCGGCCGAAATCGACCCCGAAAACAACCCGGTGGTGCGCTTTCTGAGCCGGCACCTGCCCATCACGCGGCAGCTGGAAGGCGGCAGGTTCTTCGTTCGGAAAGAAGGCCTGCGCTTCGCCACGCCCCTATTTGTGGTGCTGGTGATGGTTGAAACCACCGACGTGGTGTTTGCCGCCGACTCCATTCCCGCCATTCTAGCCATCACGCGCGACACGTTTGTGGTGTTCACTTCCAACGTGTTTGCCCTGCTGGGGCTGCGGGCCATGTACTTCGCTCTGGCCAGCCTCATGCGGCTATTCCATTACCTGCACTACGGCCTGGCGCTGATTCTGGTGTTTATCGGGTCTAAAATCGTGCTCGAAAACGTGCTGCCCATTCCCATGCCCTACGCGCTGGGCGTGGTGGGCGGCCTGCTGCTGCTGAGCACGTTGGCGTCGGTGCTGTGGCCCAAACGCGAAGAATAA
- a CDS encoding HAD family hydrolase → MTTKNKAVFLDRDGVLNEEIGTYVWQPENFVICPGVPESLARLKAAGYYLIVVTNQAGIAKGLYTAAEVRACHAKLQAACGGLLDALYFADAHPSVSESILRKPNSGMLEKAIARFNLDPAKCWIVGDRLRDMEAGTAVGVRGILVGEEEVEFLPCVADLRAATDIILAV, encoded by the coding sequence ATGACAACAAAAAACAAAGCCGTTTTCCTTGACCGCGACGGCGTGCTGAACGAAGAAATCGGCACCTACGTGTGGCAGCCGGAAAATTTCGTCATCTGCCCCGGCGTGCCCGAAAGCCTGGCCCGTCTCAAAGCCGCCGGCTATTATTTAATCGTAGTCACCAACCAGGCCGGCATCGCCAAAGGCCTCTACACTGCCGCCGAAGTGCGCGCCTGCCACGCCAAGCTGCAAGCTGCCTGCGGCGGCCTCCTCGACGCTCTCTACTTCGCCGACGCCCACCCCAGCGTGAGCGAGTCCATCCTGCGCAAGCCCAACTCCGGCATGCTGGAAAAAGCCATTGCCCGCTTCAATTTAGACCCTGCCAAGTGCTGGATAGTGGGCGACAGGCTGCGCGACATGGAAGCCGGGACCGCCGTGGGCGTGCGCGGCATTCTGGTGGGAGAGGAGGAAGTTGAATTCCTGCCCTGCGTGGCTGATTTGCGGGCGGCCACGGATATTATTCTGGCGGTGTAG
- a CDS encoding DUF6252 family protein: MLTTLPLPLFSGRTAILLALTSLAACSSSKKDDPVAAPTREMSWTADGAALKTTTLQSQKFSNTLSVAGSVPGSATFLSLEFPNAVGTYTFGPNSSATAAYTASAGGTVGVYFAGSTGTGTVTGAGTIVVTALSATEVTGTFTFTGINLNTGASKSVSNGKFSVGL; encoded by the coding sequence ATGCTGACAACCTTACCCCTGCCTTTATTTTCCGGCCGCACGGCCATTCTACTGGCGCTTACCTCCCTGGCCGCCTGTTCTTCTTCCAAGAAAGATGACCCCGTGGCCGCGCCCACCCGCGAAATGAGCTGGACCGCCGACGGCGCTGCCCTGAAAACCACTACCCTGCAGTCGCAAAAGTTTTCGAATACGCTTTCGGTTGCCGGTAGCGTCCCGGGCAGTGCCACCTTTCTTTCGCTGGAGTTCCCCAACGCCGTGGGCACCTATACGTTCGGGCCTAACTCGAGCGCGACGGCCGCCTACACCGCCAGCGCAGGCGGCACCGTGGGCGTGTACTTTGCGGGCTCCACGGGCACGGGCACAGTGACGGGGGCAGGCACCATTGTGGTCACGGCGCTATCGGCCACCGAAGTAACCGGCACGTTCACCTTCACGGGCATCAACCTAAACACGGGCGCGTCCAAATCGGTCTCGAACGGCAAGTTCAGCGTGGGCTTGTAA
- the purB gene encoding adenylosuccinate lyase, whose protein sequence is MPSPLTALSPLDGRYARATAPLATRFSEMALIRYRVLVEVEYFIALAELPLPQLQAVSADAFPGLRRLYEEFSEADAEAVKAHEAVTNHDVKAVEYWLRDEFARLDLGAFVEFIHFGLTSQDINNTAIPLSFRDALMGVLLPAYAQVRNALAARAQEWDAVPMLARTHGQPASPTRLGKEIAVFVARLDAQVALLAQVPFGAKFGGATGNFNAHAVAYPGTDWHAFATTFVNDRLGLSRSFPTTQIEHYDHLAAHCDALKRLNTILTDLARDVWQYISLGYFKQTIKAGEVGSSAMPHKVNPIDFENAEGNLGVANALLEHFAAKLPISRLQRDLTDSTVLRNLGVPLGHILIALGALQRGLGKLALDETALHRDLEANWAVVAEGIQTILRREAYPDPYNALKALTRTGEAISAQSIGEFIEGLNVSESVKAELRNVTPHSYVGH, encoded by the coding sequence ATGCCCAGCCCCCTCACCGCCCTCTCGCCCCTCGACGGGCGCTACGCCCGCGCCACGGCTCCCCTGGCCACGCGCTTCTCCGAAATGGCCCTCATCCGCTACCGCGTGCTGGTCGAAGTCGAGTACTTCATCGCCCTGGCCGAGCTGCCGCTGCCCCAGCTGCAAGCCGTATCGGCCGACGCATTTCCGGGGCTGCGCCGCCTCTACGAAGAATTCAGCGAAGCCGATGCCGAGGCCGTGAAAGCCCACGAGGCCGTGACCAACCACGACGTGAAGGCCGTGGAATACTGGCTGCGCGACGAGTTTGCCCGGCTCGACCTGGGCGCTTTTGTGGAGTTCATTCACTTTGGCCTCACGTCGCAGGACATCAACAACACGGCCATCCCGCTCAGCTTTCGCGATGCGCTGATGGGCGTGCTTTTGCCGGCCTACGCCCAGGTGCGCAACGCTCTGGCCGCCCGCGCCCAGGAGTGGGACGCCGTGCCCATGCTGGCCCGCACCCACGGCCAGCCCGCCTCACCCACCCGCCTGGGCAAGGAAATTGCCGTGTTTGTGGCCCGGCTCGACGCGCAGGTGGCCCTGCTGGCCCAAGTGCCGTTCGGGGCCAAGTTTGGCGGCGCTACTGGCAACTTCAACGCCCACGCGGTGGCTTACCCCGGCACCGACTGGCACGCCTTCGCTACCACGTTCGTAAACGACCGGCTCGGCCTCTCCCGCTCCTTCCCCACCACCCAGATTGAGCACTACGACCACCTGGCCGCCCACTGCGACGCCCTCAAGCGCCTCAACACCATTCTGACGGACCTGGCCCGCGACGTGTGGCAGTACATCTCGCTGGGCTATTTCAAGCAAACCATCAAGGCCGGCGAAGTAGGCTCATCGGCCATGCCTCACAAGGTGAATCCCATCGACTTCGAAAACGCCGAGGGCAACCTGGGCGTGGCCAATGCGCTACTCGAACATTTCGCCGCCAAGCTGCCCATTTCCCGCCTGCAGCGCGACCTTACCGACTCGACGGTGCTGCGCAACCTGGGCGTGCCGCTGGGCCACATTCTTATCGCGCTGGGCGCCCTGCAGCGCGGCCTGGGCAAGCTGGCACTCGACGAAACGGCCCTGCACCGCGACCTCGAAGCTAACTGGGCCGTGGTGGCCGAAGGCATCCAGACCATCCTGCGCCGCGAGGCCTACCCCGACCCCTACAACGCCCTCAAGGCCCTCACCCGCACCGGCGAGGCCATTTCGGCCCAGAGCATTGGGGAGTTTATTGAAGGGCTTAATGTAAGTGAGAGCGTGAAGGCTGAGCTGCGCAACGTGACGCCGCACAGCTACGTGGGGCACTAG
- a CDS encoding biosynthetic peptidoglycan transglycosylase — protein MRISPSTKRLLFGILGGLALLLLLAFAVFQWKRQQLLDYALKEVKAKVERKYPVILTLGPARFAGFKTVEIAGLGLVPTANPTDTLLTARRLQASLSVRSLFAGRPVFSDLQIITARLTPHKTATADNYGFLIKKQKPSATPRDTTKGTNYGLLLNQALETVFDNVPGEANFKDFTVSYASLRHTALLRMPELKIQDGDISGSLTATIDSVANQLGISGHIEPGDYALNAKVYGVGGSVQLPYVPRRFGALVSFDTVQVRLDSKDFDDDDTGGTLTVRGSLAARNFSLYHPKLAANEIEVKRGGLEFVAKLGRGTAALEKGSQITVNKIVLYPEISVRLKPSRAVSINVTSAETEANDFFASLPTGIFDEVRGTQGTGTLTYHMSGSLDMAQVDSLKFDSSLKGKNFKLTSFGEEDLNKLNTPFVQTVYNDKGDSVRTFVVGPANPDFVSYNEVSPYLIHAITTAEDPRFFTHKGFMEQAFVKSAIQNIKEHRFARGGSTLSMQLVKNVFLTRQKTVARKIEEALIVWLLENTRLASKQRMFEVYLNIIEWGPSKYRWPSGKRGVYGVKDAALFYYGKRPSELNLAESLYLASIIPKPKYARYSFDAYGDLRRSTRYFFRLIADIMATRGLITSNDRENLPYGLSLNGPARQYMHFSPRPDTTRATVAADSSQFEPLNLIDLLNTGAAAPDAGVNSNAADPDVPKPPK, from the coding sequence GTGCGCATTTCCCCTTCCACCAAACGACTTTTATTCGGCATTTTAGGCGGCCTGGCGTTGCTGCTGCTGCTGGCATTTGCCGTGTTTCAGTGGAAGCGCCAGCAGCTGCTGGACTACGCCCTGAAAGAGGTGAAAGCCAAGGTTGAGCGCAAATACCCCGTCATTCTCACGCTGGGGCCGGCCAGGTTTGCGGGCTTCAAAACCGTTGAGATTGCGGGCTTGGGCCTGGTGCCCACCGCCAACCCCACCGATACCCTGCTCACCGCCCGCCGCCTGCAGGCCAGCCTGAGCGTGCGCTCGCTCTTCGCCGGGCGCCCCGTGTTCAGCGACCTGCAAATCATCACGGCCCGCCTCACGCCCCACAAAACGGCCACGGCCGACAACTACGGCTTTCTGATAAAAAAGCAGAAGCCCAGCGCCACCCCGCGCGACACCACGAAAGGCACCAACTACGGCCTGCTGCTGAACCAAGCGCTGGAAACGGTGTTCGACAACGTGCCCGGCGAGGCCAATTTCAAGGACTTCACGGTGAGCTACGCCAGCCTGCGCCACACGGCGTTGCTGCGCATGCCGGAGCTCAAAATTCAGGATGGCGACATCAGCGGCAGCCTCACGGCTACCATCGACTCGGTGGCCAACCAGCTGGGCATCAGCGGGCACATTGAGCCCGGCGACTATGCGCTGAATGCCAAAGTATACGGGGTGGGTGGCTCGGTGCAGCTGCCCTACGTGCCCCGCCGCTTCGGGGCGCTGGTGAGCTTCGACACGGTGCAGGTGCGCCTGGACAGCAAGGATTTTGATGACGATGACACCGGCGGCACGCTCACGGTGCGCGGCTCGCTGGCGGCCCGCAATTTCAGCCTCTACCACCCCAAGCTGGCGGCCAACGAGATTGAAGTGAAGCGCGGCGGCCTCGAATTCGTGGCCAAGCTGGGCCGCGGCACCGCCGCCCTGGAAAAGGGCAGCCAGATTACGGTGAACAAAATCGTGCTCTACCCCGAAATCAGCGTGCGCCTGAAGCCCAGCCGGGCCGTGAGCATCAACGTGACTTCGGCCGAAACGGAGGCCAACGACTTCTTTGCCTCGCTGCCCACCGGCATCTTCGACGAGGTGCGCGGCACCCAGGGTACCGGCACGCTCACCTACCACATGAGCGGCAGCCTCGACATGGCCCAGGTCGATAGCCTGAAGTTCGATTCCAGCCTCAAGGGCAAGAATTTCAAGCTCACCAGCTTCGGCGAAGAAGACCTCAACAAGCTGAACACGCCCTTCGTGCAGACGGTGTACAACGACAAGGGCGACTCGGTGCGCACCTTTGTGGTGGGCCCGGCCAACCCCGACTTTGTGTCCTACAACGAGGTGTCGCCCTACCTCATTCACGCCATCACTACCGCCGAAGACCCGCGCTTTTTCACGCACAAGGGCTTTATGGAGCAGGCGTTTGTGAAGTCAGCCATTCAGAACATCAAGGAGCACCGCTTTGCCCGGGGCGGCAGCACGCTCAGCATGCAGCTGGTGAAAAACGTGTTCCTGACCCGCCAGAAAACCGTGGCCCGCAAAATCGAGGAAGCCCTTATCGTGTGGTTGCTCGAAAACACGCGCCTTGCCAGCAAACAGCGCATGTTTGAGGTGTACCTCAACATCATTGAGTGGGGCCCGAGCAAGTACCGCTGGCCCAGCGGCAAGCGTGGCGTATATGGCGTGAAGGACGCGGCCCTGTTCTACTACGGCAAGCGCCCCAGCGAGCTGAACCTGGCCGAAAGCCTGTACCTGGCCAGCATCATTCCCAAGCCCAAGTACGCGCGCTACTCCTTCGACGCCTACGGCGACCTGCGCCGCAGCACCCGCTACTTCTTCCGCCTCATTGCCGACATCATGGCCACGCGCGGCCTCATCACGAGCAACGACCGCGAAAACCTGCCCTATGGCCTGAGCCTCAACGGGCCGGCGCGGCAGTACATGCACTTCTCGCCGCGGCCCGACACCACGCGTGCTACCGTGGCCGCCGATTCGAGCCAGTTTGAGCCCCTCAACCTGATTGACCTGCTCAACACCGGCGCCGCCGCGCCCGATGCCGGCGTGAACTCCAATGCCGCCGACCCGGACGTGCCCAAACCGCCCAAATAA